From Pararhodobacter zhoushanensis, the proteins below share one genomic window:
- a CDS encoding Flp family type IVb pilin — protein sequence MVRHVYRFLSDETGAVTVDWVVLAAISAGFGIMVFTTLGSGADDVAATMETSLTAMEVAPLQELGYSQ from the coding sequence ATGGTCCGTCACGTCTATCGCTTCCTGTCGGATGAGACGGGCGCTGTGACGGTGGACTGGGTGGTGCTGGCTGCGATTTCGGCGGGGTTTGGTATCATGGTGTTTACAACGCTGGGCAGCGGAGCCGATGACGTCGCCGCCACGATGGAAACCTCGCTGACCGCAATGGAAGTCGCGCCGTTGCAAGAGCTGGGCTATTCGCAATAG
- the pyrC gene encoding dihydroorotase — translation MTRLTLTRPDDFHLHLRDGAMLAGIAPETARDFARAIIMPNLVPPVVTGAQAAAYRERIAAALPGSDFTPLMTLYLTETTDPADVVAAHKAGIIAAVKLYPAGATTNSASGVRDFDKVRPVFDAMAEAGVPLCLHGEVTDAEIDIFDREAVFIDRVLDPIRRANPGLRVIMEHVTTKDAVEYVRANPKGLGATITTHHLIINRNNLLVGGMRPHYFCLPVAKRELHRQALVEAAISGDARFFLGTDSAPHSDDRKECECCAAGCFTATNTMPLLAQVFEREGALDKLEGFTAHHGADFYGLPRNATTITLEKQAEPVRFPAKIQTGAGPVTVFEPGFDVHWKVVG, via the coding sequence ATGACCCGCCTTACCCTCACCCGCCCCGACGATTTTCACCTGCACCTGCGCGACGGCGCCATGTTGGCCGGGATCGCGCCCGAAACGGCGCGCGATTTCGCCCGTGCGATCATCATGCCCAATCTGGTGCCACCGGTCGTGACGGGTGCGCAAGCCGCTGCCTACCGCGAGCGGATTGCTGCGGCGCTGCCGGGGTCGGATTTCACGCCGCTGATGACGCTCTATCTGACCGAGACCACCGACCCGGCCGATGTCGTTGCCGCGCACAAGGCGGGCATCATCGCAGCGGTCAAGCTGTACCCGGCCGGGGCGACGACCAACTCGGCCTCGGGCGTGCGGGATTTTGACAAGGTGCGCCCGGTGTTCGACGCGATGGCCGAGGCGGGCGTGCCGCTGTGCCTGCACGGTGAAGTCACCGACGCCGAGATCGACATCTTTGACCGCGAGGCGGTGTTCATCGACCGCGTGCTCGATCCGATCCGCCGGGCCAATCCGGGCCTGCGGGTGATCATGGAGCATGTGACGACCAAGGACGCAGTGGAGTATGTGCGCGCCAACCCCAAGGGCTTGGGTGCGACGATTACCACGCATCACCTGATCATCAACCGCAACAACCTGCTGGTGGGCGGCATGCGCCCGCATTACTTCTGCCTGCCGGTCGCCAAGCGCGAACTGCACCGTCAGGCGCTGGTCGAGGCGGCAATCTCGGGCGATGCGCGGTTCTTTCTGGGCACAGACTCGGCCCCGCACAGCGACGACCGCAAGGAATGCGAGTGCTGCGCTGCCGGGTGTTTCACCGCGACCAACACCATGCCGCTGCTCGCGCAGGTGTTCGAGCGTGAGGGCGCGCTGGACAAGCTGGAAGGCTTCACCGCGCACCACGGTGCTGACTTCTATGGCCTGCCGCGCAACGCCACGACCATCACACTGGAAAAGCAGGCAGAGCCGGTGCGCTTTCCCGCCAAGATCCAGACCGGGGCCGGGCCGGTTACCGTGTTCGAACCGGGCTTTGACGTGCATTGGAAGGTGGTCGGCTGA
- a CDS encoding phosphoadenosine phosphosulfate reductase has product MSNDTIEMFDASEAETDADWLSILEEIGEEAGYFSPLGDKHSAFFSDLGGVLLVSFETLSGVRQAGGGQMPLGYQIAAPRGWSSLTILAHDETWFRDANLYGYVDRLIDDAFFEDFDRVVFYGAGMGGYGAAAFSVAAPGCTVVALAPQATLDTDVAEWDRRFLRARRYDFNTRFGYAPDMSEGCERVFIVYDPIQQVDAVHAALFKGAHVSRLRARNVGRDPQAELARINVLRPLLDAACDGTLTPQRFYALWRARRDNPHYLGRLIGRLQTLNRPGLLLRALRAANKRVDHPQLKQALAKVEAAQR; this is encoded by the coding sequence ATGAGTAACGACACAATCGAGATGTTCGACGCCAGCGAGGCCGAGACCGACGCCGACTGGCTGTCGATCCTGGAGGAAATCGGCGAAGAGGCGGGATATTTCTCGCCTCTGGGTGACAAGCATTCGGCGTTTTTCTCGGATCTGGGCGGCGTTCTGCTGGTCAGCTTTGAAACCCTGTCGGGCGTGCGTCAGGCGGGCGGCGGACAGATGCCTTTGGGCTATCAGATCGCAGCCCCGCGCGGCTGGTCATCCCTGACGATCCTCGCGCATGATGAGACGTGGTTTCGCGACGCCAATCTTTACGGCTATGTCGACCGGCTGATTGACGACGCCTTCTTTGAAGATTTCGACCGGGTGGTGTTTTACGGCGCGGGCATGGGGGGCTATGGCGCAGCGGCGTTCTCGGTCGCCGCACCGGGCTGCACCGTTGTGGCGCTGGCGCCGCAGGCGACGCTGGACACCGACGTCGCCGAGTGGGACCGCCGGTTCCTGCGCGCGCGGCGCTATGATTTCAACACGCGCTTTGGCTATGCCCCGGATATGTCCGAAGGCTGTGAGCGCGTGTTCATTGTCTATGATCCGATCCAGCAGGTCGACGCGGTGCATGCGGCCTTGTTCAAGGGTGCGCATGTCTCACGGCTGCGGGCGCGCAATGTCGGGCGCGACCCGCAAGCCGAGCTGGCGCGCATCAATGTGTTGCGCCCGCTGCTTGACGCGGCCTGTGACGGCACGCTGACCCCGCAACGTTTCTATGCCCTGTGGCGCGCGCGGCGCGATAACCCGCATTACCTGGGTCGGCTGATCGGTCGGTTGCAGACGCTGAACCGCCCCGGCCTTTTGCTGCGCGCCTTGCGGGCGGCGAACAAAAGGGTTGATCACCCGCAGCTCAAACAGGCACTGGCCAAGGTCGAAGCAGCGCAACGCTAA
- a CDS encoding class I SAM-dependent methyltransferase has protein sequence MKFDEIPGWFMPIDQAAFSWILQHQNKVQSEGSLVELGVFMGKSAVLIGNHRRDAEVFTCVDLFEDIATSDQADPGERQFFTNQGQTQAAFERNYLAFHRNLPRVVRGPTAVLTRHVAPQTVRFLHADAGQTYDLLRQDIASARTVLRQDGVVAFGDYRKPATIGTAAAVWEAILNDGLKPIAHTDFKLYATWGDPAPYQADLIARAAESGWCTTQQGVSIRNMPMVYLHRKA, from the coding sequence ATGAAATTCGATGAAATTCCCGGCTGGTTCATGCCGATTGATCAGGCCGCCTTCAGCTGGATCTTGCAGCATCAGAACAAGGTGCAATCAGAGGGCAGTCTGGTCGAACTGGGCGTGTTCATGGGCAAGAGCGCCGTGTTGATCGGCAATCATCGCCGCGACGCCGAGGTTTTCACCTGCGTCGATCTGTTCGAGGACATCGCAACCTCGGATCAGGCGGACCCGGGCGAAAGGCAGTTCTTCACCAACCAAGGCCAGACACAGGCAGCGTTCGAGCGCAATTATCTGGCGTTTCACCGCAATCTGCCGCGCGTGGTACGCGGGCCGACGGCGGTGCTGACGCGCCATGTCGCCCCGCAGACCGTGCGCTTTCTCCATGCCGACGCGGGCCAGACCTATGATCTGTTGCGCCAAGACATTGCCTCGGCCCGGACGGTTTTGCGACAGGACGGCGTGGTCGCGTTCGGCGATTACCGCAAGCCTGCGACCATCGGCACCGCAGCGGCGGTCTGGGAGGCAATTCTGAACGACGGCCTCAAGCCGATCGCCCATACGGATTTCAAGCTTTACGCAACCTGGGGTGATCCGGCACCGTATCAGGCGGACCTGATTGCCCGCGCCGCTGAATCAGGCTGGTGCACGACACAACAGGGCGTGTCGATCCGCAACATGCCAATGGTTTATTTGCACCGTAAAGCCTGA
- a CDS encoding tetratricopeptide repeat protein — translation MRALFFALSLAAVSLTAPSSRAEPISSLAATAATPDYAAAYEVFIGGRHAEALRMLLPLAESGDARAQNLIGVAHDDGLGVAVDPLAARRWFERAAAQGNARAQMNLGQMLRDGRPGVAIDFAMARRFFEASAGHGYGPAQSALGRMWENGEGGPADLARAQALYQEGRAAGDPWAAEYLGHLYYSGEGVAADPVHARALFAEASERGLAQSTNNLAYMIERGMGGPSDLVEAERLYRQAIDGDYARAGINLAWMLYENADTHARTIEASGYCIWAMDHGDAMDRAAWADDCMTIGKAAAQLR, via the coding sequence ATGCGCGCGTTGTTCTTCGCCTTGTCGCTGGCGGCAGTCAGCCTGACCGCCCCCTCGTCACGCGCCGAGCCGATCTCGAGCCTTGCCGCAACCGCCGCGACCCCGGACTATGCTGCTGCATATGAGGTGTTCATCGGTGGGCGCCACGCTGAAGCCTTGCGGATGCTGCTCCCTCTGGCCGAATCCGGTGACGCAAGGGCGCAGAACTTGATCGGTGTCGCCCATGATGACGGGCTGGGGGTCGCGGTCGATCCGCTGGCCGCGCGGCGCTGGTTCGAGCGGGCGGCAGCGCAGGGCAACGCCCGCGCGCAGATGAATCTGGGCCAGATGCTGCGCGATGGACGCCCGGGTGTGGCGATCGACTTTGCCATGGCGCGGCGCTTCTTTGAGGCGTCGGCGGGGCATGGCTATGGCCCGGCGCAGTCCGCTTTGGGCAGGATGTGGGAAAACGGCGAGGGCGGCCCTGCCGATCTGGCGCGCGCGCAGGCGCTCTACCAAGAGGGCCGCGCTGCAGGCGATCCCTGGGCGGCGGAGTATCTGGGGCATCTGTATTACAGCGGCGAGGGCGTCGCTGCGGATCCGGTCCACGCCCGCGCGCTGTTTGCCGAGGCGTCCGAGCGCGGTCTGGCGCAATCGACCAACAATCTGGCCTACATGATCGAACGCGGGATGGGCGGGCCGTCGGATCTGGTCGAGGCCGAGCGGCTCTACCGTCAGGCCATCGACGGCGATTATGCCCGCGCCGGGATCAATTTGGCGTGGATGCTCTACGAGAATGCTGACACCCACGCTCGCACGATCGAAGCCTCGGGGTACTGCATCTGGGCGATGGATCACGGCGACGCGATGGATCGCGCCGCCTGGGCCGATGATTGCATGACCATCGGCAAAGCTGCCGCGCAGCTCAGGTGA
- the hpt gene encoding hypoxanthine phosphoribosyltransferase — MPQQPYVIDQMISAKRIAARVEQLAEEITTAFKGTDKLIVVGLLRGSFVFIADLVREIDLPVEVDFLEASSYGNSMQSSREVRILKDLRGEIGGRDVLVVEDIVDTGFTLHHVQKLLLSREPRRLEICALLDKPSRREVDMKATWTGFEIPDEFVVGYGIDYAQRNRNLPYIGKVRFT; from the coding sequence ATGCCCCAGCAGCCTTACGTGATCGATCAGATGATCTCGGCCAAGCGGATCGCCGCCCGTGTCGAGCAGCTTGCCGAAGAGATCACCACCGCGTTCAAGGGCACCGACAAACTGATCGTCGTTGGTTTGCTGCGCGGCTCCTTCGTGTTCATCGCCGATCTTGTGCGCGAGATCGACCTGCCGGTCGAGGTCGATTTCCTTGAGGCCAGTTCCTACGGCAACTCGATGCAGTCGAGCCGCGAGGTGCGCATTCTCAAGGATCTGCGCGGCGAGATCGGCGGGCGCGACGTGCTGGTGGTCGAGGATATCGTCGACACCGGCTTTACCCTGCACCACGTTCAGAAACTGCTGCTCAGCCGGGAACCCCGGCGGCTGGAAATCTGCGCGCTGCTCGACAAGCCGTCGCGCCGTGAGGTGGACATGAAAGCCACCTGGACCGGGTTCGAGATCCCCGATGAATTCGTCGTCGGCTATGGCATCGACTACGCGCAGCGCAACCGCAACCTGCCCTATATCGGCAAGGTCCGCTTCACCTGA
- a CDS encoding type II toxin-antitoxin system RatA family toxin → MPKHSENRVLPYSAAQIYDLVADVARYPEFLPWTAAARIRSRDPLPERGEGAEVMEADLVISFKVFREKFGSRVVLLPAERRIETDYIDGPFKYLHSFWVVEPEGDGCRVRFEVDFEFRNAMLQGIIGLVFDEAMRRVVGAFEARAHKLYG, encoded by the coding sequence ATGCCCAAACACAGTGAAAACCGTGTTCTGCCTTACTCGGCGGCTCAGATCTATGATCTGGTCGCCGATGTTGCGCGGTATCCTGAGTTCCTGCCCTGGACCGCCGCCGCCCGCATTCGTTCGCGCGACCCGCTGCCTGAGCGCGGCGAGGGTGCCGAGGTGATGGAGGCGGATCTGGTGATCAGCTTCAAGGTCTTCCGCGAGAAGTTCGGCTCGCGCGTGGTGCTGCTGCCCGCCGAACGGCGCATCGAGACCGATTATATCGACGGGCCGTTCAAATATCTGCATTCCTTCTGGGTGGTCGAACCCGAGGGTGACGGATGCCGCGTGCGCTTCGAGGTCGATTTCGAGTTCCGCAACGCCATGCTGCAGGGCATCATCGGGCTGGTGTTTGACGAGGCCATGCGCCGCGTGGTGGGCGCGTTCGAGGCCCGCGCGCACAAGCTCTACGGCTGA
- a CDS encoding PepSY domain-containing protein, which translates to MITRFKPAAAALILTASFALPLPAQAWSWPAFPDSGVDTETQARIVASLEPQGYQVFTVERERGGYEVKAEREGRLWELRLNADLTVTRSELDD; encoded by the coding sequence ATGATCACCCGTTTCAAACCCGCAGCCGCCGCGCTGATCTTGACCGCCAGCTTTGCCCTGCCGCTTCCCGCGCAAGCGTGGAGCTGGCCGGCGTTTCCGGACTCTGGCGTCGATACCGAGACACAGGCCCGCATCGTGGCAAGTCTTGAACCGCAAGGATATCAGGTCTTTACCGTTGAACGCGAACGCGGCGGCTACGAGGTCAAGGCCGAGCGCGAAGGCCGGTTGTGGGAGCTGCGGCTGAACGCCGATCTGACCGTGACACGCAGCGAACTGGATGACTGA
- a CDS encoding cytochrome b/b6 domain-containing protein produces the protein MTEAVTHRGWDPVVRALHGALALSFLANAALIDRHSLLHRWIGYGIVALVLARLAWGMIGPRHARFADFPPDLTAVAAQIRDLALGRRRQPVGHAPLRALMVCNLLAVMLLLGLTGWIVTLPEATLGHDPEWAEELHELLSGWAVISVLVHIVVVVFLSLRTRVTLIRAMKPRRKTFLDE, from the coding sequence ATGACTGAGGCGGTCACGCACCGGGGCTGGGATCCCGTGGTGCGTGCCTTGCACGGGGCGCTGGCGCTGAGTTTTCTGGCCAATGCTGCGCTGATTGACCGCCACAGCCTGCTGCACCGCTGGATCGGCTACGGCATCGTGGCGCTGGTGCTTGCGCGGCTGGCGTGGGGAATGATCGGCCCGCGCCACGCCCGCTTTGCCGATTTTCCGCCCGATCTGACCGCCGTCGCCGCGCAAATTCGCGACCTCGCGCTGGGGCGGCGGCGACAGCCTGTCGGCCACGCGCCGTTGCGGGCACTGATGGTCTGTAACCTGCTGGCGGTGATGCTGCTGTTGGGCCTGACCGGCTGGATCGTGACCCTGCCCGAGGCCACGCTGGGCCATGATCCCGAATGGGCGGAAGAGCTGCACGAACTGCTGTCTGGCTGGGCAGTGATCAGCGTGCTTGTTCATATCGTTGTGGTCGTGTTTCTATCGTTGCGAACCCGCGTCACCCTGATCCGGGCCATGAAACCAAGGCGCAAGACCTTCCTTGATGAGTAA
- a CDS encoding helix-turn-helix transcriptional regulator, whose amino-acid sequence MQAFPTASPRLVRAIVLLIALQAACAVFFALDVIDDLSVYGRLGLGTITLHLWVEAAASLALVVAIVLEVRLVLWLLRRQALMEHDLRLASSAVQEVVLEHFELWRLTGAEQDVAMFMVKGQSIAEIAALRGSTEATVKSHLNAIYRKSGTSGRPDLLALILDSLMGRVPDPAAEAPLRT is encoded by the coding sequence ATGCAGGCTTTTCCGACCGCCTCGCCGCGTCTGGTGCGCGCCATCGTCCTGCTGATTGCCCTGCAGGCGGCCTGCGCGGTGTTCTTCGCGCTGGATGTGATCGACGATCTGTCGGTTTATGGCCGGTTGGGGCTGGGGACCATTACCCTGCACCTGTGGGTTGAAGCCGCCGCCAGCCTCGCGCTGGTCGTGGCCATCGTGCTCGAGGTCCGGCTTGTGCTGTGGCTGCTGCGGCGGCAGGCGCTGATGGAGCACGACCTGCGGCTTGCCAGCTCGGCCGTGCAGGAAGTGGTGCTCGAGCATTTCGAGCTGTGGCGGTTGACCGGTGCCGAGCAGGACGTCGCCATGTTCATGGTCAAGGGCCAGTCAATTGCCGAGATCGCGGCGCTGCGCGGCTCGACCGAGGCGACGGTGAAAAGCCACCTCAACGCGATCTACCGCAAATCGGGCACCAGCGGGCGCCCGGATTTGTTGGCCTTGATCCTCGACAGCCTGATGGGGCGGGTGCCCGACCCGGCTGCCGAGGCGCCGCTCAGGACGTGA
- a CDS encoding ammonium transporter codes for MNAADTAFLITATALVLFMTLPALALFYGGLVRARNVLSVFMHVFSLACLMSVLWLAFGYSIAFGEGNALWGGLGKVFLTGVDADSLSGTVPEVLFFTFQMTFAIITPALIVGAYVERIGYGFVLVFSALWMLLVYAPVVHWIWGGGFLSDGGIFGAIGTRDFAGGIVVHETAGLAALVIALALGPRLHRTTPPHQPGMVMMGAAMLWVGWFGFNGGSALAANGQAAMAITVTHLSAAAASLTWGLWERIKFGRTSMVGLVTGTIAGLASITPASGYVGPVAALVIGGVAGILCQEAVNLLRNRLKLDDTLDVFAVHGVGGIFGTIMIAVLGHGAWAAQLGALAIVGVWTVVVSFALVKLVGLVTPLRVDAETETSGLDIMVHGERAYDITS; via the coding sequence ATGAACGCTGCCGATACTGCCTTTCTGATCACTGCCACAGCCCTTGTGCTGTTCATGACCCTGCCCGCGCTGGCGCTGTTTTACGGCGGGCTGGTCCGGGCGCGTAACGTGCTCAGCGTGTTCATGCATGTCTTTTCGCTGGCTTGCCTGATGTCGGTGCTCTGGCTCGCCTTCGGTTACTCCATCGCCTTTGGCGAGGGGAACGCGCTGTGGGGCGGGCTGGGCAAGGTCTTCCTGACCGGCGTCGATGCCGACAGCCTCAGCGGCACCGTGCCCGAGGTGTTGTTCTTCACCTTCCAGATGACTTTCGCGATCATCACCCCGGCGCTGATCGTCGGTGCCTATGTCGAGCGCATCGGCTACGGCTTTGTGTTGGTCTTCTCGGCCCTGTGGATGCTGCTGGTCTATGCGCCGGTCGTGCACTGGATCTGGGGCGGCGGCTTTCTGTCGGATGGCGGGATCTTTGGCGCCATCGGCACGCGCGACTTTGCGGGCGGGATCGTGGTGCACGAAACCGCCGGTCTGGCCGCGCTGGTCATCGCACTGGCGCTGGGGCCGCGCCTGCACCGCACCACCCCGCCGCATCAGCCGGGCATGGTAATGATGGGCGCGGCAATGCTGTGGGTCGGCTGGTTCGGCTTCAACGGCGGCTCGGCGCTGGCGGCGAACGGGCAAGCGGCCATGGCGATCACGGTCACGCATCTGTCGGCGGCGGCAGCGTCGCTCACCTGGGGCCTGTGGGAGCGCATCAAGTTCGGTCGCACCTCGATGGTCGGTCTGGTCACCGGCACGATTGCGGGTCTGGCGTCGATCACCCCGGCCTCGGGCTATGTCGGGCCGGTGGCGGCGCTGGTGATTGGCGGCGTGGCGGGCATCCTGTGTCAGGAAGCGGTCAATCTGCTGCGCAACCGGCTGAAACTGGACGATACGCTGGACGTGTTCGCCGTCCACGGTGTCGGCGGGATCTTTGGCACGATCATGATCGCGGTGCTCGGTCACGGCGCATGGGCCGCGCAGCTGGGGGCACTGGCGATTGTCGGGGTCTGGACGGTGGTTGTGTCCTTCGCACTGGTCAAGCTGGTCGGGCTGGTCACGCCGCTGCGCGTCGATGCCGAGACCGAGACAAGCGGTCTGGACATCATGGTCCATGGCGAGCGGGCTTACGACATCACGTCCTGA
- a CDS encoding CinA family protein, with protein sequence MTALAEQGLAEQVLAAARAAGLTIATAESCTGGLVAGALTDIAGSSDVVERGFVTYSNTAKREMLGVKVETLEAHGAVSEEVAREMALGVLAHAPVDLAVSITGIAGPGGSEHKPEGRVCFGIARKNGSCRVETVEFGPRGRANVRQASVAHALRLLMSAI encoded by the coding sequence GTGACCGCGCTGGCCGAACAGGGACTGGCCGAGCAGGTACTGGCCGCCGCCCGCGCTGCCGGCCTGACCATCGCCACGGCGGAAAGCTGCACAGGCGGGCTGGTGGCCGGGGCGCTGACGGATATTGCCGGCTCCTCGGATGTGGTCGAGCGTGGCTTTGTCACCTACTCCAACACCGCCAAGCGCGAGATGCTGGGCGTGAAGGTCGAGACGCTTGAGGCCCACGGCGCGGTCAGCGAAGAGGTTGCGCGCGAAATGGCGTTGGGGGTGCTGGCCCATGCGCCTGTCGATCTGGCCGTGTCGATCACCGGAATTGCCGGGCCGGGCGGCTCTGAGCACAAGCCGGAGGGCCGTGTCTGTTTCGGGATTGCCCGGAAAAACGGCAGCTGCCGGGTTGAGACCGTCGAATTCGGCCCACGGGGCCGCGCAAATGTGCGGCAGGCGTCGGTCGCGCATGCCCTGCGGTTGCTCATGAGCGCCATCTAG
- a CDS encoding phosphatidylglycerophosphatase A family protein — translation MTLARLTSIGFGLGLLRPAPGTWGSAGALAIGLVIDRYLGAPVLAAATVAAILAGFWSCHAELRDRPGADPSEIVIDEVAGQWIALLFPAVAFWWRGWDDWMPYPGWVAAFVFFRLFDIWKPWIIGRADRRADWQGVMLDDLLAGLFAGVAVIVAAGAAHGLLM, via the coding sequence ATGACCCTTGCCCGCCTGACCTCCATCGGCTTCGGCCTTGGCCTTCTGCGCCCTGCACCCGGCACCTGGGGTTCGGCGGGGGCGCTGGCCATCGGGCTGGTCATTGACCGCTATCTCGGCGCGCCGGTGCTGGCCGCGGCGACCGTCGCGGCGATTCTCGCCGGGTTCTGGTCCTGCCATGCCGAGCTGCGCGACCGGCCCGGTGCAGACCCGTCCGAGATCGTGATTGATGAGGTCGCCGGTCAGTGGATCGCCCTTCTCTTCCCCGCTGTCGCCTTCTGGTGGCGTGGCTGGGACGACTGGATGCCCTACCCCGGCTGGGTCGCTGCTTTCGTGTTCTTCCGCCTGTTCGATATCTGGAAGCCGTGGATCATCGGTCGCGCCGACCGCCGCGCCGATTGGCAGGGTGTGATGCTTGATGACCTGCTGGCCGGGCTGTTTGCCGGTGTCGCCGTGATCGTCGCCGCGGGCGCGGCACATGGGCTCTTGATGTGA
- a CDS encoding bifunctional 2-C-methyl-D-erythritol 4-phosphate cytidylyltransferase/2-C-methyl-D-erythritol 2,4-cyclodiphosphate synthase has product MSFDTAVILVAAGRGSRMGGDLPKQWRDLAGQPVLAHTVAAFRAAGLERILLVIHPDDHARAEPFGLQLVHGGVTRTESVRAALEMLATDAPARVLIHDGARPLIEVAQIDAVLEALKTHPAAAPALPVTDALWRGAAGKVAGTQPRDGLYRAQTPQGFDFPALLAAYRAHPEEAADDVAIAQAAGMDVWITQGSEANIKLTYPADFQRAEQILIAHRKTESQTMDIRLGNGFDVHAFTEGDHCWICGIKVPHDKALLGHSDADVGMHALTDALYGAMAEGDIGRHFPPSDPQWKGAESHIFLRHAADLARAKGFAISNCDVTLICELPKIGPHAESMRAMLAEIMQIEVERVSVKATTSERLGFTGREEGIASIATATLVKS; this is encoded by the coding sequence ATGTCCTTTGATACAGCCGTTATTCTGGTCGCCGCCGGTCGCGGCAGCCGGATGGGCGGTGATTTGCCCAAACAATGGCGCGATCTGGCCGGTCAGCCGGTGCTGGCGCATACCGTTGCCGCGTTTCGCGCGGCGGGGTTGGAGCGGATCCTTCTGGTCATTCACCCCGATGACCACGCGCGCGCCGAGCCTTTCGGCCTGCAACTGGTCCATGGCGGCGTCACACGAACCGAGTCGGTGCGCGCAGCGCTGGAGATGCTCGCTACCGATGCCCCGGCGCGCGTGCTGATCCATGACGGCGCGCGGCCTTTGATTGAGGTCGCGCAGATCGACGCGGTGCTTGAGGCCCTCAAAACCCATCCCGCCGCCGCCCCGGCCCTGCCCGTAACCGACGCCTTGTGGCGCGGCGCGGCGGGCAAGGTGGCGGGAACGCAGCCTCGGGACGGGTTGTACCGGGCGCAAACACCGCAAGGCTTCGACTTTCCCGCCTTGCTGGCCGCCTACCGCGCCCACCCCGAGGAAGCCGCTGACGACGTCGCCATCGCGCAGGCTGCCGGGATGGACGTGTGGATCACGCAGGGGAGTGAAGCGAATATCAAGCTCACCTATCCTGCCGATTTCCAGCGCGCCGAGCAGATCTTGATCGCCCACCGGAAAACTGAAAGTCAGACAATGGACATTCGCCTCGGCAACGGCTTCGATGTGCACGCGTTCACAGAAGGCGATCATTGCTGGATTTGCGGCATCAAGGTTCCCCATGACAAGGCCCTGCTTGGTCATTCGGATGCCGATGTCGGCATGCACGCCCTGACCGATGCGCTGTATGGGGCCATGGCCGAGGGGGATATTGGCCGCCACTTCCCGCCGTCCGACCCACAGTGGAAAGGCGCCGAGAGCCATATCTTCTTGCGCCACGCCGCCGATCTGGCCCGCGCCAAGGGCTTTGCGATCAGCAATTGCGATGTCACGCTGATCTGCGAACTGCCCAAGATCGGACCGCATGCCGAGTCGATGCGCGCGATGCTGGCCGAGATCATGCAGATCGAGGTCGAGCGCGTCTCGGTCAAGGCCACAACCTCGGAACGGCTGGGTTTTACCGGTCGCGAGGAAGGCATTGCCTCTATTGCCACCGCAACCCTGGTGAAATCATGA